From Deltaproteobacteria bacterium:
TTGTATATCAAATCAGCACCGTGATGTCAAAGAAGGTAAAATTTATTGACTTAGTAAGGGTATTATCTCTAGAATAAAGATTAAATGTCTATTTTCCCTGCTGCCATCCAGGACAGAGCGCTTGCCCTAGAGAAGGTCGTCGAGGCCTTGGAGGGGAGATACGGGGTCCCGTACAAAGATTCTCCCTCTGACCCCTTGGAGGTATTGATATCCACCATACTTTCACAAAACACCAATGGTCAAAACCGAGATCTGCCTACGAGGTGCATCATTCGAATGGGGACGATGTCCATGCATGGTTTTTAGATAGCGATTATAATGACTTGGCTTTTTGTGTCAGCCAGGCCTTTTTCCCACATACCAAAGCATGGTATAGTCTGAAAAAGGCGCTTAAATGAACTTATGACGACACCGTCTGGGAGTATTTGGCAGGCACGGTAAGCGAACCATTTACTACCGGTGAAAACCAGAGGATTGCGATCAAGGTCATTGATGACCGGGGAAAGAATTGATGATGGTGAAATCCCTCGATGAAGCAGAACTGGGATAAATTATTTTGGGCTTGCTATTGTAGTCATTATTTACTACAATTGTATTCAAAAGGGGCATAGAAATGCTGGAACTTCCAAATCTCTTATCATCGAAACTTCGACAAAAACTCTTTCGCCTCTATTTTTCCCAAACCAACGGAAGGTATTACCTGAGAGAACTGGAGAGGTTGTTGCATGAGCCGGTGGGCAATATCCGCCGAGAACTTCTTAGATGGTCCAAAGCAGGCCTTTTTCTCAGAGATAAGGTGGGTAACCTTACCTACTATTCACTGGACAAATCGTTCCCCCTTTATGAGGAATTAAGGAAAATAGTTTCGAAGACAATAGGAATTGAACATACCCTAAGGGAAGGCTTGAAGAAGATAAAAAACATTGAGACGGCTCTTATTTATGGTTCTGTGGCCAGTGGTGAGGATACGGGGAATTCAGATATTGATGTTCTATTGATCGGAAACCCTGATATGGATGAATTGGTCAATGATATTCAGGAAATGGAAGAAGAATTGGGGCGCGAGATCAATTATGTCCTCTATACTCCTGAAGAATTTAAGCGTAAAAAGGAAACAGAAAACTCTTTCATTATGGATGTCTTAAGAAATCCAAAGGTTTTTATCATCGGAACCACAAATGATCTATGAAAAAAGGATAAATCAATGGTTGGATAAGGGATTGGTTAAAAGGCAGGAAAAACCTTTTAATCAGATAAGAAATCTCCTTTCTCGGGCCTTAAAGGATA
This genomic window contains:
- a CDS encoding nucleotidyltransferase domain-containing protein; this translates as MHEPVGNIRRELLRWSKAGLFLRDKVGNLTYYSLDKSFPLYEELRKIVSKTIGIEHTLREGLKKIKNIETALIYGSVASGEDTGNSDIDVLLIGNPDMDELVNDIQEMEEELGREINYVLYTPEEFKRKKETENSFIMDVLRNPKVFIIGTTNDL